The genomic interval TCTGCACCGCTTGTCCGGCGGCGCCCTTTACCATGTTGTCGATGGCGGAAACAATCTCGACGGTGTTTCCCCCGTTCACCACATGGATCGAAAGATCGCACCAGTTGGAAAGCCGCACGTTTTTAGTCGTAGCGGTGTCTCCGAGGGGAAGCACCCGGACGAAAGGCTCTTCGGCGTAGCGCTCCGCAAAAATGGCGAACACCTCTTCTTCAGTCACCGGCCGGACCGTCTGAGCGTATACGGTCGCTATGATGCCGCGGCTCATCGGCAAAAGATGCGGAGTGAAAAGGACGTTCACGGGCTTCCCCGCAGCCTTCGAGCAGTTCCTCGCGATCTCGGGCTGATGCCGGTGCTTGCCCACATTGTACGGAGCAAAGGACTCTCCCGATTCGGAATAGTTGTTCTTCTCGCTCGGATTCCGGCCAGTTCCGGTAATTCCGCTTTTCGCGTCGACGATTACGCAGTCCGTTTTCGCCAAACCCTTTTCCAGCAGGGGAAGAAGGGCAAGGGTCGCCGCGGTCACATAGCAGCCGGGATTCCCGATCACCCTGGCCTTGCGAATTTTCTCCCGATTCATTTCCGGAAGCCCGTAGACCGACTCGCTGTGCATCGCGGGAAATGCGTACGGTTTTTTATACCATTCCACGAAGGTCGCCTCATCC from Teretinema zuelzerae carries:
- the argC gene encoding N-acetyl-gamma-glutamyl-phosphate reductase, whose translation is MIVAGIIGATGYVGVELVRLLLAHPEVSSLALSSVSFEGQNIVDVYPNLRGMLRGKTDGVLTGADAVVAAADVVFTALPHGVAEQYADACVKQGKKLIDLSADFRFDEDEATFVEWYKKPYAFPAMHSESVYGLPEMNREKIRKARVIGNPGCYVTAATLALLPLLEKGLAKTDCVIVDAKSGITGTGRNPSEKNNYSESGESFAPYNVGKHRHQPEIARNCSKAAGKPVNVLFTPHLLPMSRGIIATVYAQTVRPVTEEEVFAIFAERYAEEPFVRVLPLGDTATTKNVRLSNWCDLSIHVVNGGNTVEIVSAIDNMVKGAAGQAVQNMNLISGFPETMGIDAIPAAF